In one Brassica oleracea var. oleracea cultivar TO1000 chromosome C9, BOL, whole genome shotgun sequence genomic region, the following are encoded:
- the LOC106317234 gene encoding putative glucan endo-1,3-beta-glucosidase GVI has product MHYSHKKLFLFFLSCIVLIFNYNSSGFVTATSQLGLNYGLLGDNLPPPSDVINLFKSIGITKIRIFDPNTEVLNALRGHKDIGVTVGVKDQDLAALAAGEEAVNSWFATNIEPYLADVNITFITVGNEVIPGPMGPQVLPAVQSLTNLVKSKSLPITVTTVVAMSNLGQSYPPSTGMFTAQAREQLTPVLNFLSQTSTPIFVNIYPYLAYASDPVNIHLDYAISKSEAVVVQDGPLGYSNLFDAMFDTFAWAMEKEGVKDLPMVVSETGWPSAGNGDLTTPDIAATYNGNFLQHVVSGKGTPKRPNSAIQGFIFATFNENQKPAGTEQNFGLYNPVDMKPIYKLF; this is encoded by the coding sequence ATGCACTACTCTCATAAAAAGCTGTTCTTGTTTTTCCTGTCGTGCATTGTGCTAATTTTCAACTACAACAGTAGTGGCTTCGTAACCGCAACAAGTCAACTTGGCTTGAACTACGGTCTCCTCGGCGATAATCTCCCGCCCCCCTCTGATGTCATCAACCTTTTCAAGTCCATAGGCATTACTAAAATCCGAATCTTCGACCCGAACACTGAGGTTCTTAACGCCTTACGCGGCCACAAAGATATTGGAGTCACGGTAGGTGTTAAGGACCAAGACTTGGCTGCTCTTGCTGCCGGCGAAGAAGCTGTTAATAGCTGGTTCGCAACAAACATTGAGCCTTACTTAGCCGACGTCAACATCACTTTCATTACAGTCGGCAATGAAGTCATCCCTGGACCGATGGGTCCACAGGTGCTTCCCGCCGTGCAGTCTCTCACCAACCTTGTCAAGTCCAAGAGTCTTCCTATCACTGTCACCACTGTTGTGGCTATGTCTAACCTCGGACAGTCGTATCCACCTTCCACGGGAATGTTCACGGCTCAGGCGCGTGAACAACTCACCCCGGTGCTTAACTTTTTGTCTCAAACAAGTACGCCAATCTTCGTCAACATCTACCCGTACTTGGCTTACGCATCGGACCCGGTGAACATTCATCTCGACTATGCCATTTCCAAAAGCGAGGCCGTCGTGGTCCAGGATGGACCACTGGGCTATTCAAACTTGTTTGATGCAATGTTCGATACGTTCGCGTGGGCAATGGAGAAGGAAGGCGTGAAAGATTTACCAATGGTGGTGTCTGAGACAGGATGGCCGTCAGCCGGGAACGGGGACTTAACCACGCCTGACATCGCGGCGACCTACAACGGAAATTTCCTTCAGCATGTAGTAAGCGGCAAGGGGACACCTAAGAGGCCTAACAGTGCTATCCAAGGGTTTATATTCGCAACGTTCAATGAAAACCAGAAGCCCGCCGGGACTGAACAAAACTTTGGATTATACAATCCTGTTGATATGAAACCCATCTATAAGCTATTTTGA